One Chthoniobacterales bacterium genomic window carries:
- a CDS encoding helix-turn-helix transcriptional regulator, translating to MLEQELTRLLSVKRRMPSPYRGQPRLFFGAGRLMKGEDYDWDGLKRNRPPEHPQLLFQYTFSGCGLFTRANKQHRMEKGRAFFAVIPSAHVYKLPPDSPGWNFFYLTFQHPHTVSRIAAALEQHCGVIELDERHPLITKSADLIRLTQNGVFADSYEEEAHIFDWMCAAERELREPAASPKESHIWQNRVLAVLNKNPAAPPSIEELAAYFDLTRSHFTRIFKDKTGDSPAAFITQFRIHRIEQDLRLTGKTLEEIACDHGYGDTSRLCKVFRKSYGMSPGAYRKLNCRRSGAPDGASR from the coding sequence ATGCTCGAACAGGAATTGACCCGGCTCTTATCCGTCAAGCGGCGGATGCCCAGCCCCTACCGGGGGCAGCCACGGCTTTTTTTCGGAGCCGGGCGGCTGATGAAGGGCGAGGATTATGATTGGGACGGCCTGAAGCGCAACCGGCCTCCGGAGCATCCCCAACTGCTCTTCCAATACACGTTTAGCGGATGCGGGCTTTTCACCCGCGCCAATAAGCAGCACCGCATGGAAAAGGGTCGCGCCTTTTTCGCGGTGATCCCTTCCGCGCATGTTTACAAGCTTCCACCGGATTCCCCCGGGTGGAACTTTTTCTACCTAACGTTCCAACATCCCCACACCGTCAGCCGCATCGCCGCGGCTCTCGAGCAGCATTGCGGCGTGATCGAGCTCGACGAGCGGCATCCTCTTATCACCAAGAGCGCGGATCTGATCCGGCTCACGCAAAACGGGGTGTTTGCCGACAGCTACGAGGAGGAGGCCCACATCTTCGACTGGATGTGCGCGGCCGAACGCGAACTGAGGGAACCCGCTGCCTCGCCCAAGGAGAGCCATATTTGGCAGAACCGGGTGCTCGCCGTTCTGAACAAAAATCCCGCCGCGCCGCCATCGATCGAGGAACTGGCCGCTTACTTCGATCTCACCCGCTCGCATTTTACCCGGATTTTCAAAGATAAGACCGGCGACAGTCCCGCGGCGTTCATCACCCAGTTCCGCATCCACAGGATCGAGCAGGATCTGCGCCTCACCGGCAAAACCCTGGAGGAAATCGCCTGCGACCACGGCTATGGCGACACCAGCCGATTGTGCAAGGTCTTTCGCAAAAGCTATGGCATGAGCCCCGGTGCCTACCGCAAGCTCAACTGTCGTCGCTCCGGTGCTCCGGATGGCGCATCACGCTGA